The Glycine soja cultivar W05 chromosome 6, ASM419377v2, whole genome shotgun sequence genome has a window encoding:
- the LOC114416629 gene encoding protein LONGIFOLIA 2-like isoform X1 has translation MAAKLLHSLADDNPDLQKQIGCMTGIFQLFDRHQVLTARRISQKRLPSGIHHSNSPFSDGSLERDSDNILHRQTATDTDKGVNERQRISTESSRASFSSCSSSVSSLDCKAEAEATYDRILFPETPSRDAAMNQSTTSPHFGYNSLDLRDVVKDSMYREARGLSVKTTAKEESAINAAKHRDSPRPIQLSKSVDGSYRVGIDGKQSVPIDLKESIRVLAKLREAPWYYVETKELPRSSHESKDGHWNSISKDAPWFPYEGKETSRLSFESRETIKSTPKLKELPRHSLDSKEGSLHSYSTDSKATHHSRNIYSGTSTSNDKFPTLQQPSATPSRPPSIVAKLMGLEGLPDSSLAGDAQSSSTETYSAQDNGQFRRPSKNGLMRPLRLSNSPKISLKDPTSPRRKNPDLVMKPISSSRVPIEPAPWKQQDGNQSSQKPNLRGIKAPARAPDSFPSVYSEIEKRLKDLEFKQSGRDLRALKQILEAMQEKGLLESRKVEQAPNVVGSQSDYEPKATNQNQNTRSIRQQNTQRNNFLSSTVKGSDSARAFESPIVIMKPAKLVEKTVIPASSVIPIGGLSGSQKYQIGGVYVDNNKTGTSTTRVANDQSPRNIHRDASASSIDKKASSSKTTRPVQSQSRPQQLPKENSQSSVKHSRSVSPRLQQKKLELEKRSRLPAPPSDSNKPRRQSGKKATELGSPGGRQRPKSLNLPHGDEQLSEISNESRSLSCQGDGVSLQSDSLTVNSKMDMEVTSSLRTVEIDDSRSPSLKAAKRLISETVQKKSTPRLDEEETVAELATDAPEHPSPISVLDGSVYRDDVPSPVKQISEDSKGEDAQESKENEIKDQWNPEDSLSFNSTGPLEINRKKLQNINHLVQKLRRLNSSHDEARIDYIASLCENTNPDHRYISEILLASGLLLRDLSSELLTFQLHSSVHPINPELFLVLEQTKASSLLSKEESIPGKDANSKLNKEKFHRKLIFDSVNEILGAKFSSSPEPWIQPNSNRLTKKTLSAQKLLKELCFEIEKIQAKKPECSLEEEDDGLKNILCEDVLHGSESWTDFHGYLPGVVLDVERLIFKDLVDEVVIGESTGLRVKSLVRRRKLFGK, from the exons ATGGCAGCAAAGCTCCTACATTCTTTAGCAGATGACAACCCAGATCTGCAGAAGCAGATAGGATGCATGACTGGGATTTTCCAACTCTTTGATCGCCACCAAGTTCTCACGGCTCGCCGCATCAGCCAGAAGAGGCTTCCTTCTGGTATTCACCATA GTAATTCGCCCTTCAGTGATGGCAGCTTGGAAAGAGATTCTGATAATATACTCCATCGACAAACAGCAACT GATACTGACAAGGGTGTAAATGAAAGGCAAAGAATTTCTACTGAATCATCAAGAGCATCGTTCTCTTCTTGTTCATCATCGGTGTCCTCTCTGGACTGCAAGGCTGAAGCAGAGGCTACATATGACCGGATTCTTTTTCCTGAAACTCCTTCAAGGGATGCAGCTATGAACCAATCAACCACCTCTCCCCATTTTGGATATAACTCCCTTGACCTGAGGGATGTGGTGAAAGATTCGATGTATAGGGAAGCCCGTGGACTGTCAGTGAAGACTACAGCCAAAGAGGAATCTGCCATTAATGCCGCAAAGCACAGGGATTCACCACGACCTATTCAGTTGTCCAAATCTGTTGATGGATCTTACAGAGTTGGAATAGATGGGAAACAAAGTGTGCCTATTGATCTAAAGGAGTCCATCCGAGTCCTTGCTAAACTTAGAGAAGCACCTTGGTATTATGTAGAAACTAAAGAACTTCCGAGATCATCACATGAATCAAAAGATGGACACTGGAATTCCATCTCAAAGGATGCTCCTTGGTTTCCTTATGAAGGTAAAGAAACAAGCCGTTTATCTTTTGAATCACGAGAGACCATCAAATCCACACCAAAACTAAAAGAGCTTCCTAGACATTCACTGGATAGTAAGGAAGGTTCATTGCACAGTTACAGCACTGACTCAAAAGCCACTCACCACTCAAGAAACATTTACAGTGGCACCTCCACCTCAAATGACAAATTTCCTACCCTACAACAGCCTTCGGCGACCCCGAGTCGTCCACCTAGTATTGTGGCAAAATTAATGGGCTTGGAAGGTTTACCGGATTCCTCTTTGGCTGGTGATGCTCAGTCAAGTTCAACTGAAACTTACTCAGCTCAAGATAATGGTCAATTTCGAAGACCATCTAAAAATGGACTCATGAGGCCACTCCGACTTTCTAATTCTCCAAAGATCTCTTTGAAAGACCCAACTTCCCCACGGCGAAAGAATCCTGATCTGGTTATGAAACCCATCTCAAGTTCAAGGGTTCCCATTGAACCAGCACCATGGAAGCAGCAAGATGGAAATCAAAGCTCCCAGAAACCTAATTTAAGGGGCATAAAAGCTCCAGCGAGAGCACCGGATTCCTTTCCTTCTGTTTATAGTGAGatagagaagagattgaaggaTCTTGAGTTCAAACAATCTGGAAGGGATCTTCGAGCATTAAAACAGATACTTGAGGCAATGCAAGAAAAGGGACTATTAGAGAGCAGAAAAGTAGAACAAGCTCCAAATGTTGTTGGAAGTCAAAGTGACTATGAACCAAAAGCTACCAATCAAAATCAGAATACCAGGTCAATAAGGCAACAAAACACTCAGAGAAACAATTTTCTATCTTCCACAGTCAAGGGATCTGACTCAGCAAGGGCTTTTGAATCCCCAATAGTGATAATGAAACCGGCAAAACTTGTTGAGAAAACTGTGATTCCTGCTTCTTCAGTCATTCCAATTGGTGGCCTTTCTGGTTCCCAGAAATACCAGATTGGTGGTGTATATgtagataataataaaactggTACATCTACTACTCGGGTAGCAAACGATCAGTCTCCCAGAAACATTCATCGGGATGCTTCTGCCAGTTCCATTGATAAGAAAGCAAGTAGTAGTAAGACTACAAGACCTGTACAATCTCAATCCAGGCCTCAACAACTTCCAAAAGAAAATAGCCAAAGTTCAGTGAAGCACTCAAGATCTGTGAGCCCAAGATTGCAACAGAAGAAGTTGGAGTTAGAGAAGCGGTCTCGTCTGCCTGCCCCACCATCGGATTCAAACAAACCCAGAAGACAATCTGGTAAGAAGGCAACGGAATTGGGTTCACCAGGTGGAAGACAAAGACCCAAATCCCTCAACTTACCGCATGGTGATGAGCAACTGAGTGAGATCAGCAATGAATCAAGGAGTTTAAGTTGCCAGGGGGATGGAGTTTCTCTGCAATCAGACAGTTTAACTGTCAACTCAAAGATGGATATGGAAGTCACAAGTAGTTTACGAACTGTTGAAATTGATGACAGCCGAAGCCCATCCTTGAAGGCTGCAAAGCGATTGATTTCAGAGACAGTGCAGAAA AAATCAACTCCAAGGTTGGATGAGGAGGAGACAGTTGCAGAACTTGCAACAGATGCCCCGGAACATCCTAGTCCTATCTCAGTTCTTGATGGCTCAGTGTACAGAGATGATGTGCCATCCCCAGTAAAGCAGATATCTGAAGATTCAAAAG GTGAGGATGCTCAAGAATCCAAAGAAAATGAGATTAAAGATCAGTGGAACCCTGAAGATAGCCTTTCATTTAACAGCACTGGACCCCTAGAGATCAATCGCAAGAAATTACAGAACATAAATCACCTTGTTCAGAAGCTTCGACGACTGAACTCCAGTCACGATGAAGCTAGAATCGATTACATCGCTTCCCTGTGTGAAAACACAAATCCAGACCACAGATACATCTCCGAAATATTATTAGCTTCAGGTCTCTTACTCAGAGATCTGAGTTCCGAGTTGCTGACATTTCAACTTCACTCGTCTGTTCATCCCATTAACCCCGAGCTATTCCTTGTCTTGGAACAGACCAAGGCAAGTAGTCTGCTTTCAAAAGAAGAAAGCATCCCAGGAAAAGACGCTAATTCGAAGCTGAACAAAGAGAAATTTCACAGGAAACTCATCTTTGATTCTGTGAATGAGATTCTTGGCGCAAAATTCAGCTCCTCCCCCGAGCCATGGATTCAACCTAACAGTAACAGACTCACCAAGAAAACCTTGAGTGCTCAAAAGCTTCTTAAAGAACTATGCTTTGAGATTGAAAAGATTCAAGCCAAGAAGCCAGAATGCTCCTTAGAAGAGGAAGATGATGGTCTGAAAAATATTCTGTGTGAAGATGTTTTGCATGGCTCAGAAAGTTGGACAGATTTTCATGGTTACTTACCTGGGGTTGTTTTGGATGTTGAGAGACTGATATTTAAGGACTTGGTAGATGAGGTTGTGATTGGTGAATCAACAGGTTTGCGAGTCAAGTCATTGGTTAGGCGCAGGAAGCTATTTGGAAAGTAG
- the LOC114416629 gene encoding protein LONGIFOLIA 2-like isoform X2: MAAKLLHSLADDNPDLQKQIGCMTGIFQLFDRHQVLTARRISQKRLPSGNSPFSDGSLERDSDNILHRQTATDTDKGVNERQRISTESSRASFSSCSSSVSSLDCKAEAEATYDRILFPETPSRDAAMNQSTTSPHFGYNSLDLRDVVKDSMYREARGLSVKTTAKEESAINAAKHRDSPRPIQLSKSVDGSYRVGIDGKQSVPIDLKESIRVLAKLREAPWYYVETKELPRSSHESKDGHWNSISKDAPWFPYEGKETSRLSFESRETIKSTPKLKELPRHSLDSKEGSLHSYSTDSKATHHSRNIYSGTSTSNDKFPTLQQPSATPSRPPSIVAKLMGLEGLPDSSLAGDAQSSSTETYSAQDNGQFRRPSKNGLMRPLRLSNSPKISLKDPTSPRRKNPDLVMKPISSSRVPIEPAPWKQQDGNQSSQKPNLRGIKAPARAPDSFPSVYSEIEKRLKDLEFKQSGRDLRALKQILEAMQEKGLLESRKVEQAPNVVGSQSDYEPKATNQNQNTRSIRQQNTQRNNFLSSTVKGSDSARAFESPIVIMKPAKLVEKTVIPASSVIPIGGLSGSQKYQIGGVYVDNNKTGTSTTRVANDQSPRNIHRDASASSIDKKASSSKTTRPVQSQSRPQQLPKENSQSSVKHSRSVSPRLQQKKLELEKRSRLPAPPSDSNKPRRQSGKKATELGSPGGRQRPKSLNLPHGDEQLSEISNESRSLSCQGDGVSLQSDSLTVNSKMDMEVTSSLRTVEIDDSRSPSLKAAKRLISETVQKKSTPRLDEEETVAELATDAPEHPSPISVLDGSVYRDDVPSPVKQISEDSKGEDAQESKENEIKDQWNPEDSLSFNSTGPLEINRKKLQNINHLVQKLRRLNSSHDEARIDYIASLCENTNPDHRYISEILLASGLLLRDLSSELLTFQLHSSVHPINPELFLVLEQTKASSLLSKEESIPGKDANSKLNKEKFHRKLIFDSVNEILGAKFSSSPEPWIQPNSNRLTKKTLSAQKLLKELCFEIEKIQAKKPECSLEEEDDGLKNILCEDVLHGSESWTDFHGYLPGVVLDVERLIFKDLVDEVVIGESTGLRVKSLVRRRKLFGK, from the exons ATGGCAGCAAAGCTCCTACATTCTTTAGCAGATGACAACCCAGATCTGCAGAAGCAGATAGGATGCATGACTGGGATTTTCCAACTCTTTGATCGCCACCAAGTTCTCACGGCTCGCCGCATCAGCCAGAAGAGGCTTCCTTCTG GTAATTCGCCCTTCAGTGATGGCAGCTTGGAAAGAGATTCTGATAATATACTCCATCGACAAACAGCAACT GATACTGACAAGGGTGTAAATGAAAGGCAAAGAATTTCTACTGAATCATCAAGAGCATCGTTCTCTTCTTGTTCATCATCGGTGTCCTCTCTGGACTGCAAGGCTGAAGCAGAGGCTACATATGACCGGATTCTTTTTCCTGAAACTCCTTCAAGGGATGCAGCTATGAACCAATCAACCACCTCTCCCCATTTTGGATATAACTCCCTTGACCTGAGGGATGTGGTGAAAGATTCGATGTATAGGGAAGCCCGTGGACTGTCAGTGAAGACTACAGCCAAAGAGGAATCTGCCATTAATGCCGCAAAGCACAGGGATTCACCACGACCTATTCAGTTGTCCAAATCTGTTGATGGATCTTACAGAGTTGGAATAGATGGGAAACAAAGTGTGCCTATTGATCTAAAGGAGTCCATCCGAGTCCTTGCTAAACTTAGAGAAGCACCTTGGTATTATGTAGAAACTAAAGAACTTCCGAGATCATCACATGAATCAAAAGATGGACACTGGAATTCCATCTCAAAGGATGCTCCTTGGTTTCCTTATGAAGGTAAAGAAACAAGCCGTTTATCTTTTGAATCACGAGAGACCATCAAATCCACACCAAAACTAAAAGAGCTTCCTAGACATTCACTGGATAGTAAGGAAGGTTCATTGCACAGTTACAGCACTGACTCAAAAGCCACTCACCACTCAAGAAACATTTACAGTGGCACCTCCACCTCAAATGACAAATTTCCTACCCTACAACAGCCTTCGGCGACCCCGAGTCGTCCACCTAGTATTGTGGCAAAATTAATGGGCTTGGAAGGTTTACCGGATTCCTCTTTGGCTGGTGATGCTCAGTCAAGTTCAACTGAAACTTACTCAGCTCAAGATAATGGTCAATTTCGAAGACCATCTAAAAATGGACTCATGAGGCCACTCCGACTTTCTAATTCTCCAAAGATCTCTTTGAAAGACCCAACTTCCCCACGGCGAAAGAATCCTGATCTGGTTATGAAACCCATCTCAAGTTCAAGGGTTCCCATTGAACCAGCACCATGGAAGCAGCAAGATGGAAATCAAAGCTCCCAGAAACCTAATTTAAGGGGCATAAAAGCTCCAGCGAGAGCACCGGATTCCTTTCCTTCTGTTTATAGTGAGatagagaagagattgaaggaTCTTGAGTTCAAACAATCTGGAAGGGATCTTCGAGCATTAAAACAGATACTTGAGGCAATGCAAGAAAAGGGACTATTAGAGAGCAGAAAAGTAGAACAAGCTCCAAATGTTGTTGGAAGTCAAAGTGACTATGAACCAAAAGCTACCAATCAAAATCAGAATACCAGGTCAATAAGGCAACAAAACACTCAGAGAAACAATTTTCTATCTTCCACAGTCAAGGGATCTGACTCAGCAAGGGCTTTTGAATCCCCAATAGTGATAATGAAACCGGCAAAACTTGTTGAGAAAACTGTGATTCCTGCTTCTTCAGTCATTCCAATTGGTGGCCTTTCTGGTTCCCAGAAATACCAGATTGGTGGTGTATATgtagataataataaaactggTACATCTACTACTCGGGTAGCAAACGATCAGTCTCCCAGAAACATTCATCGGGATGCTTCTGCCAGTTCCATTGATAAGAAAGCAAGTAGTAGTAAGACTACAAGACCTGTACAATCTCAATCCAGGCCTCAACAACTTCCAAAAGAAAATAGCCAAAGTTCAGTGAAGCACTCAAGATCTGTGAGCCCAAGATTGCAACAGAAGAAGTTGGAGTTAGAGAAGCGGTCTCGTCTGCCTGCCCCACCATCGGATTCAAACAAACCCAGAAGACAATCTGGTAAGAAGGCAACGGAATTGGGTTCACCAGGTGGAAGACAAAGACCCAAATCCCTCAACTTACCGCATGGTGATGAGCAACTGAGTGAGATCAGCAATGAATCAAGGAGTTTAAGTTGCCAGGGGGATGGAGTTTCTCTGCAATCAGACAGTTTAACTGTCAACTCAAAGATGGATATGGAAGTCACAAGTAGTTTACGAACTGTTGAAATTGATGACAGCCGAAGCCCATCCTTGAAGGCTGCAAAGCGATTGATTTCAGAGACAGTGCAGAAA AAATCAACTCCAAGGTTGGATGAGGAGGAGACAGTTGCAGAACTTGCAACAGATGCCCCGGAACATCCTAGTCCTATCTCAGTTCTTGATGGCTCAGTGTACAGAGATGATGTGCCATCCCCAGTAAAGCAGATATCTGAAGATTCAAAAG GTGAGGATGCTCAAGAATCCAAAGAAAATGAGATTAAAGATCAGTGGAACCCTGAAGATAGCCTTTCATTTAACAGCACTGGACCCCTAGAGATCAATCGCAAGAAATTACAGAACATAAATCACCTTGTTCAGAAGCTTCGACGACTGAACTCCAGTCACGATGAAGCTAGAATCGATTACATCGCTTCCCTGTGTGAAAACACAAATCCAGACCACAGATACATCTCCGAAATATTATTAGCTTCAGGTCTCTTACTCAGAGATCTGAGTTCCGAGTTGCTGACATTTCAACTTCACTCGTCTGTTCATCCCATTAACCCCGAGCTATTCCTTGTCTTGGAACAGACCAAGGCAAGTAGTCTGCTTTCAAAAGAAGAAAGCATCCCAGGAAAAGACGCTAATTCGAAGCTGAACAAAGAGAAATTTCACAGGAAACTCATCTTTGATTCTGTGAATGAGATTCTTGGCGCAAAATTCAGCTCCTCCCCCGAGCCATGGATTCAACCTAACAGTAACAGACTCACCAAGAAAACCTTGAGTGCTCAAAAGCTTCTTAAAGAACTATGCTTTGAGATTGAAAAGATTCAAGCCAAGAAGCCAGAATGCTCCTTAGAAGAGGAAGATGATGGTCTGAAAAATATTCTGTGTGAAGATGTTTTGCATGGCTCAGAAAGTTGGACAGATTTTCATGGTTACTTACCTGGGGTTGTTTTGGATGTTGAGAGACTGATATTTAAGGACTTGGTAGATGAGGTTGTGATTGGTGAATCAACAGGTTTGCGAGTCAAGTCATTGGTTAGGCGCAGGAAGCTATTTGGAAAGTAG